The Arachis ipaensis cultivar K30076 chromosome B07, Araip1.1, whole genome shotgun sequence genomic interval GCAAACTATAATATATATCTATTTTTCCAAGGTTCAACAATTGAAAAACAaacattgaattgaattgaaccaATATGCTAGTAACATAAACCCATGATCAatacaaataatataaaaaatcatCACAATGATGTTAACTTTATTTAGAACATAGTCATATAAATTTATAACAAATCAAtgcatttatatttttattatcgcCAAAAAATTCCATTAGAAGAATCCTCCGCGGCCATAACCATTGTTAAAAGGATTATTGTGGTATGGAAAACCAAAAAAGCCTCTACCATTGTTATAGTTATAATTTGAATGGTAGAGATAATTTTCAGTGTCGTCGCCGCCACTGCTTCTCCCAACACCATTCCTGTTACTTGCATCATAGAGAAATAGATCATTATATCTTTGTTGGTGTTGGTATGATGGATACCAAACAGGGGTATTCTGGTTACCAAATCCTCTCGTAGCGTCAAAAGGGTTGACACCAGTAGCAAAGGCAATGTTGGAAAAAGTACTCATACTTCCATGAGTAGGGTATGGTCCAATAACTCCAGAATTAACTTGAATCATGGTTTGATCTATTTGAAAAACAATTAAAACAAgtcatattaaaaaattaaaaatttattattaagatAAAATTGGCCAACAAGATTAACtttgtttaataataaaatttatcaaaTTTGTTAAATAATATacgaatttatttatttttgtacctTTATTTAACAATGAATTTTGCTTAATTGTAGAATCTATAAatgcaaatatttttttaatagaaaattaaaattttgatattttaactAACAATTTAAGGTTTTAAAGGATTTATATAGATCTCTTTAGTGTATGACACTCGATTATGTCCTTTAtctatacaaaaaataaaaatttattataactctaaaagttaaaattttaataaaaaaatataagagaTCTCTACTATACGATTCATATCTATTATTTCATAGCCAAAAGAAATTTTTGTATAAAATGGTATATGGAGATTTTGGgtaaaaaaatttattgttatcactctaaaatttgaattttgagcaAAAATCATGAGATCTTTACGTATACGATGCAAGTGTCtatttccagtttttttttttaaatgatagtTGAAACCAAAATCAAATCATTCAAAATATCCAAAGTTaatataacattaattaagaaagacAGAGAAAGCTTACCACTGCGATAAAATGTAGGTACCACACTCTTAGCTGCAGTCGTAACTGTAGCCTGATTTGCAACAATtttgagtgaaatttgatttttcaaaGTCTGCTGGAGAGCTACAAGAATTTTTTCCATCTCTTTATTTTTGCCACAACTTTGACCAATCATATCCCACCAGTTGGTGGTGCTGTTGTCAGTTTTAATTGTCTTTAAAATGTTAGAAAGAGTTTCAGCTCGTTCTTTCTCAGCATTTAATCGATCCACAAGTGAATCGTTCTTTTTAACGAGATTCTGCATGTCCTTCCTAGACATTTCCTCCATGATATAACCAAGGAGCTGATTACTACCTTGAGGTTGTTGTTCGTTTGAGAGAGCCATTTTTATTGTCTTTAATGAAGAATCGCCATAGTAATAGGCTTTTCCACTTGAAGAATATATGATCAAATCAACACCAGCATCACATAAAGATTTTATTTCATTCGCCTTTTTCAGTAAACCGTCTTTTCTCTTTGTAAAAGCGAtttgacaattttttttattctcaatCCTCTTTATCTCTCGCTTTTGTCTACCTTTAGTTTTCTTGATCATTTCACCACCATtctccattttcaaaacaagagatTAGTAGTAACTTAGTGTATGTGATGTGAGTAGTATAGAGTATATATTGTGTAATGATGAAGACTAATGTATTTCATTATGTTTATATAGACTAATAAATATTTAGgatatttaatttctattttactttttgCATTATTTGTTTCTCTCAGATAATTTATTATCGTTTGATCTTTGACTTTCTAATAAAAATTACGCACACAAATATCAGATACCAATATATGGTGATAAAACCAGGGATTAAAAAGTCTATAATACATAATTTAAGTGAGAaatattcttttaaaaatatattaacatttctatatttttaatctttctcttatatagagaaaaaaaaaagaaaaatagattcTCTCAATTTGTAAAAATTTTGAGAGTATCAACTCTAAAAGAGGAGTATATTTAATTAgttatctttttatatttttattttgctaaGAATATAAGAGAAAGTGAGATTTCTTTGCAAGACTGAAATAATACAATTAGAAAATCCAtttaaataaatgtgagaaataTATCTTTAGATTTAGTGTCTCATATTTTCTCTCTCTtacatttaaaatattaaaatattaatgacattttactaaataattaaggaaaaaattgagagaatccaCTCTATAAAAAGAGTATATTtgattagttatttttttatttttttattttgacaagAACATAAGAGAAAGTGAAATTTCTTTACAAGACGGAAACAATACAATTAGGTAAGTAATAAAATTCAATCTTTATTCAACCAACAAAATTTAAAATCCATTTAAATAAATGTGTGAAACATATCTTTAAATTTAGTGTCTCATATTTTCTCTCTCTTACATTTAAAATACAAAccaaactttctaaaaataaatgtatttaaatttaaaataaaatataatccaAACAAGAGTAAAATACTGTTTTACTTTCTAATGTATGGGTTAAGACCGAATTTTATTCCTAACGTTCTATTTTTATCTCCAAACATTTTATTTTGTCATATTTTAGTCTTCTGGTCAAATTAAAGTTTTTCTTCTAAGAATACCCTTTTTACCTCTATTTTTAGCTTTTTTTTGTCTTATAATTCTATCATTTTTGCTCATAGATCACTATAACAGCTACTATGAACAATTATGATTTTTGtcgttatttaaaagaaaatcatAATGAAAGAAAGGATATTTTTGAAaggaaaaattttaattttaaccagAAGATTAAAAGAAGACGAAATAAAACAATTGAGATAAAAAAATAGAACGTTTTaaacataaaaacaaaattaatatttaacACAAATGTTAGTGACTAAAtcaatactttactctttaaaaaaaataacatatcctaaattccaaaatataaatattaaattctaaaactTAACAATCGaaatatttaaattgaaaaaaataatttgaataaaaataacaaatcttaaattctaaattctaaacatTAAACATTAAATCATAAACCCGAAATTCTAAACCTAAATCTTATATCCTATATTCTTTTTATTCTATCATTTTACTTTTTAATACTATTTGGTTGAACAATAACAACGACAAcgacaatga includes:
- the LOC107606652 gene encoding agamous-like MADS-box protein AGL28, whose protein sequence is MENGGEMIKKTKGRQKREIKRIENKKNCQIAFTKRKDGLLKKANEIKSLCDAGVDLIIYSSSGKAYYYGDSSLKTIKMALSNEQQPQGSNQLLGYIMEEMSRKDMQNLVKKNDSLVDRLNAEKERAETLSNILKTIKTDNSTTNWWDMIGQSCGKNKEMEKILVALQQTLKNQISLKIVANQATVTTAAKSVVPTFYRSDQTMIQVNSGVIGPYPTHGSMSTFSNIAFATGVNPFDATRGFGNQNTPVWYPSYQHQQRYNDLFLYDASNRNGVGRSSGGDDTENYLYHSNYNYNNGRGFFGFPYHNNPFNNGYGRGGFF